The segment ATTGAGTAGCATGGCGGCGTATTGTACATAGAATCATTTTCAACATGTGTTTTATACTCAAGCAATGTCGGTGTTCCATCTAACACTGTGCCAACAAGATCATTTCTGACAATAACTATTGTAACGCCAGATGGCCCCGCATTCTTTTGTGCTCCTGCAAAAATGATCCCGAATTTGCTAACATCAATCTCTTCAGACAAAAAATTCGATGACATATCAGCTACGAGCGGAACATCACCGGTATCAGGAATTTCCATATATTTTGTTCCATAGATCGTATTATTCGTAGCGATATAAAAATAATCAGCATCTTTTGTAAAAGTCGCTGGATCAAGCTTCGGAATAAAGGAAAAGTTTTTATCTTCCGAAGATGCAACAACATTCACTTCACCATATTTCTTTGCTTCTTTAATCGCTTTTTTTGTCCAGCTACCGGTATTTACATAATCTGCTTTCTTTGATTTTTTTAAAAGATTCATTGGCACCATTGCAAACTGCAAAGATGCACCACCTTGTAAAAAAAGAATCGAATAATTATCAGGAATATTCATTATCTTTTTCAGTGTGGCTTTCGCATCTTCCATAATTGAGCTAAAATCTTTTCCACGATGGCTAAGTTCCATAACAGACATACCGCTTCCATTATAATCAAGCATTTCTGCTTGTGCCTTTTTTAAAACTTCTTCCGGCAACATCGCTGGACCTGCACTAAAATTATAAATTGTTCTCATAGCACCCTCCTTGTGTTTTGTTATTGTATATTCAACTCTTTAAATGCAACTATTTCTCTGAGCATATTTGTCAAATCAACATTCTTAACAACAATGTGCTGGGGAACTGAAAGAAACACAGGCGCAAAATTCAAAACCCCATTTACCCCAGCGGTTACCAATCTATCCGTAACGTTTTGTGCTGAATCAGCAGGAACCGCAACTAATGCAATCTCGATCTTTTCTCGAACAATAACATCCTCAAGTTGATAGACGGGATACACATTAATATCTGATTTAATAAGTTCGAGCCTGTTAATACTGTCTTCAAAACCTGCAACAATGTTAAAACCCTGTGGTTCAAAATTAGAGTATGCCAAAAGAGCCGAACCAATTCTGCCTAATCCGACAACACATGCATTTCTTTTTTTATCAAATTGGAAATAACTACCTATAAGTTCTTTTAACTTCACTACATTGTATGATCGTGTGGATTCGCCATCCCGACCAATAAAGCTGAGATCTTTTCTAATAGTAAAGCCAGGAAC is part of the Candidatus Ancaeobacter aquaticus genome and harbors:
- the serC gene encoding 3-phosphoserine/phosphohydroxythreonine transaminase; the encoded protein is MRTIYNFSAGPAMLPEEVLKKAQAEMLDYNGSGMSVMELSHRGKDFSSIMEDAKATLKKIMNIPDNYSILFLQGGASLQFAMVPMNLLKKSKKADYVNTGSWTKKAIKEAKKYGEVNVVASSEDKNFSFIPKLDPATFTKDADYFYIATNNTIYGTKYMEIPDTGDVPLVADMSSNFLSEEIDVSKFGIIFAGAQKNAGPSGVTIVIVRNDLVGTVLDGTPTLLEYKTHVENDSMYNTPPCYSIYICKLVFEWIESLGGIAAVQKINEDKAAMLYDAIDKSKLFNVPVAPDSRSIMNVPFVLPNEDLDKKFIAEAVQIGLVTLKGHRSVGGMRASIYNAMPVEGVKKLVEFIEKFEQSNS
- a CDS encoding redox-sensing transcriptional repressor Rex, with the translated sequence MKKIPKPTVERYCRLYSFLEDLDKKGVEKVQSSELGQLLGVPGFTIRKDLSFIGRDGESTRSYNVVKLKELIGSYFQFDKKRNACVVGLGRIGSALLAYSNFEPQGFNIVAGFEDSINRLELIKSDINVYPVYQLEDVIVREKIEIALVAVPADSAQNVTDRLVTAGVNGVLNFAPVFLSVPQHIVVKNVDLTNMLREIVAFKELNIQ